AAGACTTAAATGATAATTTTATACATTTGTAAAGTATCTTCTATCGTTCAAAAAACTTTTATTGGCAGAGCTAGCCCCCAAGAGATTTCTACTCAAGCACTACCTAATTTATTCTTTTTGGATTAAGTGAGTTACAAGTAGTGATTGTCTCACAGATCGGAGCCGGATATACTCTGCCTCTGCATTTAGTTGTGGCAAGATTTTACCATAACCTAACCAACAGCTACGCTCTTAACTGGGCGCTCTACCCAAAGCTCTCCCAAGTCTGTCTTCTGTGTCTAGCGCAATGTTGTTAATCTCCACAAAGCCTATCCTGATACTGACAGCTTTACTTACAGATAAGCATTAACTTATATCCTACCCTAAGCTTATGCTATACCTCTTTAGGAGTAAACTTTAATGTTATGCAGTGATGAATGCTGTTACTTAGTCAATTTTATTGGTAGATTTCGATCGCAGGGTAGCTATTGTAGTGCTGGAGGTGAATAAGATTAGCACCCAGGATCTCAACTCCAATGTTGTAGGCGTTTTTATGCCTTGAAAGAGGTAGGATAAAAGCTATAGATAAAGAGCTACTTTATAGATATTAGCAAACAAGGCATTTGAAAATTGCTATAATCTATTGTTCCATCTAAATTCATTTATATTATTAGGTGTAAATTTGTATGGGTTCTCCAATGAATCGTCTGTCTATTTTTGTAGACGGAAACAATATGTTCTATGCTCAACAAAAAAATGGCTGGTTTTTTGACCCGCGGCGCGTCTTAGAATACTTTAAACATGAGCAATCAGAAACAACATTAATTAATGCCTTCTGGTACACTGGCTTAAAAGACCCACAAGATCAACGAGGTTTCAGAGATGCTCTCATTAGTCTAGGATATACGGTCAGGACTAAAATTCTGAAAGAATATTATGATGATACGTCCGGTCGCTACTCGCAAAAAGCGAATTTAGATATTGAAATTGTTGTAGATATGTTTAATACAGTAGACCAGTATGACCGAGTAGTATTATTCAGTGGCGATGGAGATTTTGAACGAGCAATAGAACTATTACGCTCAAAAAATACACATATTACGGTAGTATCAACTGAAGGAATGATCGCTAGAGAGCTGCGGAATGCTACTGATAGATATATAGATTTAAATGATATCAGAGATCAAATAGAAAAAACCGAAGGTTAGTATCCTTAGCAATTATTTACAAAAGTAAGAGTAAAAGAAAAACTAAGGTTGAAGATATATTAAGCCACTAGTAAACACTAAACAACAAACGGCAAATGACAAACCAAACAGATCGAATCATCATTTTTGATACGACATTGCGAGATGGAGAGCAGTGTCCAGGAGCGACTTTGAATATAGACGAAAAGCTAGTTATTGCCAAACAATTAGCGCGTCTAGGTGTAGATGTCATTGAGGCAGGATTTGCCTTTGCGAGTCCTGGGGATTTTGAAGCAGTCAAGAAGATTGCTCAAATTGTCGGGACAGAAAATGGCCCAGTAATTTGTAGTTTGGCAAGAGCAATTAAAGCAGACATTGAAGCGGCAGCCGAAGCATTAAAGCCGGCAGTTAATGCCAGAATTCACACATTTATTTCGACTTCTGATATTCATTTAGAGTATCAATTGCGGAAGTCACGGGCAGAAGTGTTAGCGATCGCCGAAGAAATGGTAGCTTATGCTAAGTCCTTCATGACAGATGTCGAATTTTCGCCGATGGATGCGGCGCGTACCGATCCAGAATTTTTGTACCAAGTTTTAGAGCGGGCGATCGCAGCTGGTGCAACAACAGTTAACATTCCCGATACCGTCGGTTACACCACCCCTAGCGAATTTGGAGCCATCATTAAGGGCATTATCGACAATGTTCCCAACATCGACCAAGCCATTATTTCCGTTCATGGTCATAATGATCTAGGCTTGGCAGTTGCTAACTTCTTAGAAGCCGTGAAAAATGGCGCGCGGCAGCTAGAATGTACCATCAATGGCATTGGCGAACGTGCCGGAAATGCCTCACTAGAAGAATTGGTAATGGCACTGCACGTCCGACGACAATATTTTAACCCCTTCTTAGGAAGACCAGCAGATTCTCAAGAATCCCTGACAAATATTGACACCCGACAAATTTACAAAACTTCCCGCTTAGTTTCTAATTTGACGGGAATGTTAGTACAGCCAAATAAAGCGATCGTGGGGGCCAATGCCTTTGCCCATGAGTCTGGGATTCACCAAGATGGGGTGTTAAAAAACAAACTGACTTACGAAATTATGGATGCCCAATTGATTGGCTTAACAGACAATCAAATAGTATTGGGTAAACATTCCGGTAGAAATGCTTTCCGTACTCGGTTGAAAGAATTGGGCTTTGAACTGTCGGATACTGAATTAAATAAAGCCTTCGTTAGATTCAAAGAAGTAGCAGATAAAAAGAAAGAAATTTCTGATTGGGATTTGGAAGCGATCGTTAATGATGAAATTCAACAAGCACCCGATTTGTTTCGAGTGGAGTTGGTGCAAGTTTCCTGTGGTAGCAATGCCCGTCCTACTGCTACAGTTACTCTGCGTACCCCAGAAGGCGAAGAATTAACCGATGCTGCGATCGGTACTGGGCCAGTGGATGCAGTTTATAAAGCCATCAACCGTGTAGTGAATGTACCCAACCAGTTGATTGAGTTTTCTGTGCAGTCAGTCACAGCCGGTATTGATGCTATTGGCGAAGTGACGATTCGTTTACGTTATGAATCTAAAGTGTTTTCTGGTCATGCAGCGAACACAGATATCATTGTGGCATCCGCGCAAGCTTATGTAAATGCGTTGAATAGGTTGTATGCATCTTTGCAAACTCAACAAAAGCCAGAGGAAGTATCTGCACAGAAAGTGTAAAAAGACTTCTGTTTTAACTCATCCCCCGGCTTGAAGCCGGGGGGAAATCAAAGTCATTAGTCATTAGCACTAATGACTAATAGCCATCTCCGAAAAAGAATGTAGAGACGTAGCAGTGCTAGGTCTCTACAAGGGTTATGGGTAACGCATATTTAATTTCTGGAGATGTCTAATGAGAAAACTCCTAAGAAATAGTTAGCTAGATGATTTTGCGGTGAAAATCCATTATTTCACAGGTCACTTTTGGGAATTTCCTCACGAAATTCTATGAGCAATTGCATAGTTTCCACCACCAAATCGCGTAAATCCTGATTGAGTGCTACAGCGCCCTGAGATCCAAACCAACGGTCAAAAATAGTCACATATCGCTGATTACCATTGACGAATCCTTGCATGAACTTGACTAGAGAATAGTTGACTGTATCCAAGAATTTCGAGTTATTTTCTGGCACCATACAAGCAATACCTTCTCGTGAATAAGGGCGATCGGGTGCGATCGCAAAATCATCTGGATTTTTTTGCTGTTGCAGCCATGCCTCTAAAATAATGCTATCGGATGAGAAAGCATCAATAGTACCTTTTTGCAAAGCTGTGTATCCCTCTGCCCTAGTTTTAAAATATACCAGTTTAGCTTGGGGTTGTACACGAGCGATCGCCTGCTCATTTGTGGTTCCCGCCAGCACGCCAATTTGCTTACCAATCAGGGATTCAGCAGAACCTAGATTACTTCCTTTCTTAACTAATAATTGGGTTCCAGTCACACCGTAGCTGACAGAAAAATCTACTTTTTTATCTCGCTTCCATGTAAAACTACTAGCATCACACACAATATCAACTTGTTGATTAAGTATTTTAGGAATCCGTTCAGAGGGGCTAAGACCAACTAATTGCAGTTTAATTTTTTTTCCTAAGTCTTTTTCTAATTGCTCTTTAATCAGAGTTAGCATATCTACAGAATAGCCATTTAACTTTCCTTTACTATCCACATAGGCAAAAGGTAGCGCATCTCTACTAGTACCAGCGGTTAATACCCCTGTTCTGGCTATTTTTTGCATCACAGTTTCAGCAGCGACCACATTAGGCATGAGCGTTGCAAACATGAGACTTAAAATAGGAATAGCAATTTTTTTATACATAAGCTTTAAGAGTAGGTAGTTTTTTCAAAAATCAAATCTGATTTACAACAGAATTCAGGAATGAAACACATTTTATATCTGGGTAACAGACTTAGCTTGTGTACTTCATCTTCCTTGAAATCTACTGTATATATCAAGGTCAAGAAATTATCACTATCAAGTAC
This Nostoc sp. C052 DNA region includes the following protein-coding sequences:
- a CDS encoding NYN domain-containing protein, translating into MGSPMNRLSIFVDGNNMFYAQQKNGWFFDPRRVLEYFKHEQSETTLINAFWYTGLKDPQDQRGFRDALISLGYTVRTKILKEYYDDTSGRYSQKANLDIEIVVDMFNTVDQYDRVVLFSGDGDFERAIELLRSKNTHITVVSTEGMIARELRNATDRYIDLNDIRDQIEKTEG
- a CDS encoding amino acid ABC transporter substrate-binding protein, with the protein product MYKKIAIPILSLMFATLMPNVVAAETVMQKIARTGVLTAGTSRDALPFAYVDSKGKLNGYSVDMLTLIKEQLEKDLGKKIKLQLVGLSPSERIPKILNQQVDIVCDASSFTWKRDKKVDFSVSYGVTGTQLLVKKGSNLGSAESLIGKQIGVLAGTTNEQAIARVQPQAKLVYFKTRAEGYTALQKGTIDAFSSDSIILEAWLQQQKNPDDFAIAPDRPYSREGIACMVPENNSKFLDTVNYSLVKFMQGFVNGNQRYVTIFDRWFGSQGAVALNQDLRDLVVETMQLLIEFREEIPKSDL
- a CDS encoding 2-isopropylmalate synthase, with product MTNQTDRIIIFDTTLRDGEQCPGATLNIDEKLVIAKQLARLGVDVIEAGFAFASPGDFEAVKKIAQIVGTENGPVICSLARAIKADIEAAAEALKPAVNARIHTFISTSDIHLEYQLRKSRAEVLAIAEEMVAYAKSFMTDVEFSPMDAARTDPEFLYQVLERAIAAGATTVNIPDTVGYTTPSEFGAIIKGIIDNVPNIDQAIISVHGHNDLGLAVANFLEAVKNGARQLECTINGIGERAGNASLEELVMALHVRRQYFNPFLGRPADSQESLTNIDTRQIYKTSRLVSNLTGMLVQPNKAIVGANAFAHESGIHQDGVLKNKLTYEIMDAQLIGLTDNQIVLGKHSGRNAFRTRLKELGFELSDTELNKAFVRFKEVADKKKEISDWDLEAIVNDEIQQAPDLFRVELVQVSCGSNARPTATVTLRTPEGEELTDAAIGTGPVDAVYKAINRVVNVPNQLIEFSVQSVTAGIDAIGEVTIRLRYESKVFSGHAANTDIIVASAQAYVNALNRLYASLQTQQKPEEVSAQKV